A single region of the Nicotiana sylvestris chromosome 6, ASM39365v2, whole genome shotgun sequence genome encodes:
- the LOC138871405 gene encoding uncharacterized protein yields MASACNLPIIDPEDSPASAILQLESAAAEENKMLRLHIMKMWDAWSNGREPPSAIPGFPELIPRSGTGFKGTASNVHLSGSTASTRNDIVTPYSFTQPPQYDLSTEQEKVVENHEQEEMARKMKSPEQSLKNMQGVSGQKSVSYSNLYMFPHVHVPVGFKMPKFEKYDGHGDPVAHLKRYCNQLRGSNGKEELLMAYFGESLTGIASEWYADQETTHWYVWDDMARDFVRQFQYNLDIAPNRNTLSNLKKNITESFREYAVKWREQDARVKPSMDDV; encoded by the exons ATGGCCTCCGCATGCAATCTACCAATCATCGATCCTGAGGATAGCCCAGCATCGGCTATTCTACAGCTAGAATCAGCAGCTGCTGAAGAAAACAAGATGTTGCGTCTCCACATAAtgaaaatgtgggacgcctggtctaatggtagggaaccgccaagtgcaatccctgggttccctgaattgatccccaggtcag GCACCGGCTTCAAAGGCACCGCCTCCAATGTTCATCTTTCAGGGTCCACAGCTTCAACCAGAAATGATATAGTGACCCCatactctttcactcaacctccgcaatatgaCCTCTCGAcggagcaagaaaaggttgttgAAAATCatgagcaagaggaaatggctcggaagatgaagagcccagaacaaagcctgaaaaacatgcaaggtgtgagtggccaaaagagtgtgtCATACTCTAACCTCtatatgtttccccatgtccatgttccagttggcttcaagatgccaaaatttgaaaagtacgatgggcaCGGAGACCCGGTCGCTCATCTGAAACGATATTGTAACCAGTTGAGGGGTTCTAATGGgaaagaggagctgctaatggcctattttggggaaagcctcaccggaatcgcttctgagtggtatgCAGATCAAGAAACTACTCATTGGTACGTGTGGGACGATATGGCCCGAGATTTTGTTCGCCAGTTCCAGTATAATCTGGACATCGCTCCCAACAGAAacactttgtccaatttgaaaaagaatatcacggaaagcttccgcgaatatgctgtcaaatggcgtgagcaagatGCGAGGGTAAAGCCTTCGATGGACGACGTTTAA